Below is a genomic region from Echinicola rosea.
CCTGCTCCCAGCCGGGCGGCCAGCCGTCTAACCTGCAGGGTATTTGGAATGATATGCTATTTCCACCTTGGGAAAGTAAATATACCGTGAACATCAATGCGGAGATGAACTATTGGCCAGCAGAGCTCACCAATCTGAGTGAGATGCACGAGCCGTTTTTGCAGATGGTACGGGAAGTGAGCGAAACAGGCCGAGAAACGGCCAAAATGATGTACGGTGCCCGCGGCTGGGTGCTTCATCATAATACGGACATTTGGCGTATCACTGGCCCGATCGATTATGCCGCATCAGGCATGTGGCCAAGTGGAGGAGCTTGGCTGACCCAGCACCTTTGGGAGCGGTACCTTTACAGCGGTGACGAGGATTTTCTGAAAGAAGCATATCCGATCATGAAGGGAGCCGCTCAGTTTTTTCTGGATGTGCTGATCGAGGAGCCAGAGCATGGCTGGTTGGTCGTGTCTCCTTCGAGTTCTCCAGAAAATAGCCATGTGCATGGCGCGACCATTGCGGCAGGGGTAACGATGGATAATCAGTTGATGTTTGATTTATTTTCCAACCTGATCCGTTCCAGTGAAATTCTGGGACAAGATGAGGCGTTTGCAGATACGTTAAAAGCCACCCGTAAGCGATTGGCACCGATGCAGGTGGGACAATACGGACAGCTGCAAGAGTGGATGCACGACTGGGACGATCCAGCAGACAAGCACCGCCATGTGTCACACCTTTATGGTGTATTCCCAAGCAACCAAATTTCCCCATTTCGGACACCGGAGTTATTTGATGCTGCCAGAACTTCCCTGATGTTTAGGGGCGATCCATCCACTGGCTGGTCTATGGGGTGGAAAGTGAATCTCTGGGCACGTTTTTTGGATGGCGACCATGCCTACAAACTCCTTCAAAATCAACTGAGCCTTGTTACTCCTTCCACACGCGGTGGTGGGACTTATGCCAATATGTTTGACGCTCACCCACCGTTTCAGATAGATGGGAATTTTGGCTGTGCAGCAGGGATTGCAGAGATGCTCATGCAAAGCCAGGAAGGCGCCATTCATCTCCTGCCAGCACTTCCCAACGTCTGGGATAAGGGTAGCATCGAAGGATTGCGGGCCAGGGGAGGGTTCGAAATTGTGGGGCTGACCTGGAAAGACAATAAAGTGGATAAAGTCGTGATCAAATCCACCCTCGGCGGGAATTTACGATTGCGCGCTGGCAATAAACTTAAAGCAAAAGGGCTGGAAGAAGCTTCTGGAAATAATCCTAATCATTTCTTTGATCTGCCGGAAGTGAAGCAGCCGTTGGTTTCCGAACAAGCGACATTGA
It encodes:
- a CDS encoding glycoside hydrolase family 95 protein, with the translated sequence MRRTTSLIFVFLVTILTLHAQDTSWKLWYDKPASNWNEALPLGNGRLGAMVFGAPAMERLQLNEETIWAGSPNSNAHTKAKEAIPYVQQLIFEGDYQAAQELADERIMSQTNDGMPYETFGNVYISFPGHQGYEDYYRDLNLEEATSTVSYSVDGVQYKREVLSAFEDDVIMVRLTADRPGSITCNVQMTSPHDNADVRIREDQLTLSGVSQTHDHQRGGVKFQGRIKAKNKGGEMVTKDGLISVAGADEVTLYISIATNFKNYKDLSVEYEKKAAEILNASFQKDFDAIKSAHIAYYQQFYDRVAIDLGSTEAAEKPTDQRIQQFAEVNDPQLAALYFQFARYLLISCSQPGGQPSNLQGIWNDMLFPPWESKYTVNINAEMNYWPAELTNLSEMHEPFLQMVREVSETGRETAKMMYGARGWVLHHNTDIWRITGPIDYAASGMWPSGGAWLTQHLWERYLYSGDEDFLKEAYPIMKGAAQFFLDVLIEEPEHGWLVVSPSSSPENSHVHGATIAAGVTMDNQLMFDLFSNLIRSSEILGQDEAFADTLKATRKRLAPMQVGQYGQLQEWMHDWDDPADKHRHVSHLYGVFPSNQISPFRTPELFDAARTSLMFRGDPSTGWSMGWKVNLWARFLDGDHAYKLLQNQLSLVTPSTRGGGTYANMFDAHPPFQIDGNFGCAAGIAEMLMQSQEGAIHLLPALPNVWDKGSIEGLRARGGFEIVGLTWKDNKVDKVVIKSTLGGNLRLRAGNKLKAKGLEEASGNNPNHFFDLPEVKQPLVSEQATLNPVTLQEYYEYDLDTEAGEVYEISGR